The following coding sequences are from one [Limnothrix rosea] IAM M-220 window:
- the aat gene encoding leucyl/phenylalanyl-tRNA--protein transferase, producing MISRFNIPVILEGYSQGYFLMSDDDGNLGWYSSRQRTLIPLDDRFRYPKSLRRTLNKQEFTPAIDQAFKEVCYGCADRDTTWISPELADIYLALHRAGWAHSFETWQGDRLAGGILGIVIGGAFIGESMFFNIPNGSKVAMVLLVNHLREKGFQLFDAQLQNPHLERFGSYIIHNNEYRQMLKQAIKLPCQF from the coding sequence ATGATCAGCCGCTTCAATATTCCTGTCATTCTTGAGGGCTACTCCCAAGGATATTTTTTAATGTCGGATGATGATGGCAATCTCGGTTGGTATTCTAGTCGGCAGCGTACTCTCATTCCCCTTGATGATCGGTTTCGTTACCCGAAATCTCTCCGTCGGACTTTAAATAAACAGGAATTCACTCCTGCCATTGACCAAGCCTTTAAGGAAGTCTGTTATGGCTGTGCAGATCGTGATACGACTTGGATTTCACCGGAGCTGGCGGATATTTATTTAGCACTCCACCGTGCGGGTTGGGCTCATAGCTTTGAAACATGGCAGGGCGATCGCCTTGCTGGCGGTATTTTAGGGATTGTGATTGGTGGGGCATTTATTGGAGAATCGATGTTTTTCAATATTCCCAATGGTTCCAAAGTGGCCATGGTTTTACTGGTAAATCACCTCCGAGAAAAGGGATTTCAACTCTTTGACGCACAGCTCCAAAACCCTCACCTTGAAAGGTTTGGTTCCTACATCATTCACAACAATGAGTACCGTCAAATGTTGAAGCAAGCGATTAAATTACCCTGCCAATTTTGA
- a CDS encoding rhodanese-like domain-containing protein, whose protein sequence is MTTTFQEISVQTLAEKMAIAKELDQDLQLIDVREPQEIEICSIDGFKVLSLSKFEEWSPTITQDFDPTMPTYVLCHHGMRSAQMCQWLQQNGFTNPINIMGGIDAYSLSVDRSVPRY, encoded by the coding sequence ATGACTACGACCTTCCAAGAAATTTCGGTACAAACCCTTGCAGAAAAAATGGCGATCGCCAAAGAACTAGACCAAGATTTACAGCTCATTGATGTGCGAGAACCCCAAGAAATAGAGATCTGCTCCATCGACGGCTTTAAAGTACTTTCTCTGAGCAAATTTGAAGAGTGGTCCCCCACAATTACCCAAGACTTCGACCCCACCATGCCAACCTATGTCCTTTGTCACCACGGCATGCGCTCTGCCCAAATGTGCCAGTGGCTACAACAAAATGGCTTTACCAATCCCATCAATATTATGGGTGGCATCGATGCCTATTCCCTAAGCGTTGACCGCAGCGTACCCCGCTACTAG
- a CDS encoding NAD(P)H-quinone oxidoreductase subunit 4, which translates to MDFANFPWLSTIILFPIVAALFLPIIPDKDGKTVRWFALTVGLINFTIIVAAFYTSYDFSSSELQLTESYTWVEAIGLRWSVGADGLSMPLILLTGFITTLATLAAWPVTFKPKLFYFLMLLMYGGQIAVFAVQDMLLFFFTWELELVPVYLILSIWGGKKRLYAATKFIIYTAGGSLFILIAALTMAFHGDTVTFDMTAIANKDFGLNLQLLLYSGLLIAYGVKLPIFPLHTWLPDAHGEATAPAHMLLAGILLKMGGYALLRMNAGMLPDAHALFGPVLVILGVVNIVYAALTSFAQRNLKRKIAYSSISHMGFVLIGMASFTDLGTSGAMLQMISHGLIGASLFFMVGSTYDRTHTLMLDEMGGVGKKMKKIFAMWTTCSFASLALPGMSGFVAELMVFVGFATSDAYSPTFRVIVVILAAIGVILTPIYLLSMLREILYGPENKELVEHEALVDAEPREVFIVACLLIPIIGIGLYPKAVTQIYASTTEHLTEVLRASVPSLNQMAKANASDLAFFRAPEIEPISQYK; encoded by the coding sequence ATGGATTTTGCCAATTTTCCGTGGTTATCCACGATTATTCTATTTCCCATCGTTGCAGCTTTATTTCTGCCGATCATCCCAGATAAAGACGGTAAAACAGTACGATGGTTCGCCCTAACTGTAGGTCTTATCAATTTCACCATTATCGTTGCCGCCTTCTACACGAGCTATGACTTTAGTAGCTCTGAGCTGCAACTCACTGAAAGCTATACCTGGGTTGAGGCGATCGGCCTCCGTTGGTCAGTCGGTGCAGACGGTCTGTCCATGCCCCTGATTTTGCTTACTGGTTTTATTACGACCCTTGCCACCCTTGCAGCTTGGCCGGTTACCTTTAAGCCAAAATTGTTCTACTTTCTGATGCTGCTGATGTACGGCGGTCAGATTGCGGTCTTCGCGGTACAAGATATGCTCTTGTTTTTCTTTACATGGGAGCTAGAGCTTGTCCCGGTATATCTCATTCTCTCCATTTGGGGCGGTAAAAAACGTCTCTATGCAGCGACTAAGTTTATTATTTACACCGCCGGGGGATCGCTCTTTATTTTAATCGCAGCCCTCACCATGGCGTTCCACGGTGATACGGTCACCTTCGACATGACGGCGATCGCCAACAAAGACTTTGGTCTGAACCTCCAACTTCTTTTGTACAGCGGTTTACTCATCGCCTACGGCGTAAAACTTCCCATTTTTCCACTACACACTTGGTTGCCCGATGCCCACGGTGAAGCAACAGCACCAGCACACATGCTCCTCGCCGGGATCCTCCTTAAGATGGGTGGCTATGCCCTATTGCGGATGAATGCCGGGATGTTACCCGATGCCCACGCCCTTTTTGGCCCAGTGCTCGTCATTTTAGGTGTTGTCAACATTGTTTATGCTGCCTTGACATCCTTTGCCCAGCGCAACCTCAAACGCAAAATTGCCTATTCCTCCATTTCCCACATGGGCTTTGTGCTCATCGGGATGGCATCCTTCACTGACCTAGGAACCAGCGGCGCAATGCTGCAAATGATTTCCCACGGTTTAATTGGAGCCAGCCTCTTCTTTATGGTCGGTTCTACCTACGACCGCACCCACACCCTCATGCTTGATGAAATGGGCGGCGTTGGTAAGAAGATGAAAAAAATCTTTGCCATGTGGACAACCTGCTCTTTTGCCTCCCTCGCCTTGCCGGGTATGAGTGGTTTTGTGGCAGAGCTGATGGTCTTCGTCGGTTTTGCCACCAGTGATGCCTATAGCCCCACTTTCCGTGTCATTGTCGTTATCTTGGCGGCGATCGGTGTTATTCTTACGCCTATTTATCTCCTCTCCATGTTGCGGGAAATCCTTTACGGCCCGGAGAATAAAGAGCTGGTCGAACACGAAGCCCTTGTAGATGCAGAGCCACGGGAAGTGTTTATTGTTGCCTGCTTACTCATTCCAATCATTGGTATCGGCCTTTATCCAAAAGCCGTCACCCAGATTTATGCTTCCACCACAGAGCACCTAACAGAAGTGTTGCGTGCTTCCGTGCCCAGCTTAAATCAGATGGCTAAGGCCAATGCGTCTGATCTGGCATTTTTCCGCGCGCCGGAAATTGAGCCAATCTCACAATATAAATAG
- a CDS encoding CHAT domain-containing protein produces MSYFRLLFATIGLSFSCLTIPAIAQITPTANTTNTVVTNNGENWNISGGITSGDGHNLFHDFQDFNVGTNQSATFVSTPAIQNILSRVSGANPSLIDGLLSVGGSNANLYLINPSGIVFGENAQLNLSADFTATTATGVGFGDAPWSGATNYAELVGTPNQFFFDGTGGIINGADLAVNAGQRINLFASQIINTGSLTASGGTINLTAVPGTNTLRLSQAGQLLNLEFNHGAPTTFVDIPRLLTGHDLETGVTLNNGAAKLSATNVTISSDSGDLFFSGALDVSGNTGGVATLLGQEMILTGANIDGSGLNGGGEIYIGGDRQGQGLFTNANNVFVDQNSNITAAAIAAGDGGKVIVWSDQSTFFYGNINAKGGRLGGDGGFVEVSGKQYLDFQGRVDLRSPLGQDGQLLLDPTDITISNSTTSPSLNFAAGTFSDPSNSPSNLNIITLQNQLALGNVLVTTASGNTDLGNITVTAPITWSSGNALELRADNDIIVRADITSTNQDSALTLTANNDIKLEGTIQIGAFDSSTMTINFVADADGNSTGTVTQGNNVILENGFDFDESDFDGEFGDEEFGDEFDDEFGDDEFDDEFDDEFGDDEFDDEFDDEFGDDDEEFGEGEEDDEFDEDDEEFSEGEEDDEFDEDDEEFASDFDYEYEYEDGDWSDEEYEDLEDDFFDDYGDHFGLSAKPSTNFDAVQSKLAEIQSLLDIEPAIIYVAFREKESRGTKQSSKQTIGKDNNILWQFDENARQNYLDVGREVRDDDELELVMLTASGKVVRRRIVGSSREAILQASRSFHRSVTAPRLGKSYLRSAQYFYDLLIKPLEAELNESQIDNLTFVMDRGLRTLPLAALHDGEEFVIEKYSVGMMPSFALTQTDYVNLRESQVLAMGASEFQQQSDLPAVPVELSVIADRLWEGDVYLENQFTVERLLAARDRQEYGILHLATHGEFLPGALDRSYIQFWDQRLSLAELPQLQLNNPPIELLVLSACRTAFGDPNAELGFSGLAIASGAKSAIGSLWYVSDEGTLGLMTQFYQELQSAPIKAEALRQAQLALLKGEVRREGANLITPEGTIPLPDAVARLRTTDLTHPYVWSSFSLVGNPW; encoded by the coding sequence GTGTCTTATTTTCGCTTATTGTTTGCCACCATTGGCTTGAGTTTTAGCTGTTTGACAATACCGGCGATCGCCCAGATTACGCCCACGGCAAACACAACCAATACCGTCGTTACAAATAATGGTGAAAACTGGAATATTTCTGGCGGGATCACTTCTGGGGATGGTCATAATCTATTTCACGATTTTCAGGATTTTAATGTCGGTACAAATCAAAGTGCGACATTTGTCAGTACGCCAGCGATTCAAAATATTTTGTCTAGGGTCAGTGGCGCTAATCCTTCTCTAATTGATGGTTTGCTTAGTGTTGGTGGTAGTAATGCCAACCTATATTTAATCAATCCTAGTGGCATTGTTTTCGGTGAAAATGCCCAATTAAATTTATCAGCGGACTTTACTGCAACTACGGCTACAGGAGTCGGTTTCGGTGATGCTCCTTGGTCAGGGGCAACGAATTATGCAGAGCTTGTTGGTACGCCCAACCAATTTTTCTTTGATGGTACTGGCGGCATTATTAATGGCGCAGATTTAGCGGTTAATGCAGGCCAAAGGATTAATCTTTTTGCTTCACAGATTATCAACACAGGTTCACTGACCGCGTCAGGGGGAACGATCAATCTCACGGCTGTACCGGGTACAAATACGCTACGACTATCCCAAGCTGGTCAATTGCTTAATCTCGAATTTAATCATGGTGCGCCGACAACTTTTGTTGATATTCCTCGTTTGTTGACAGGACATGATTTAGAGACGGGTGTCACTTTAAATAATGGCGCGGCCAAGCTAAGCGCTACGAATGTAACTATTTCCAGTGATTCTGGGGATTTATTTTTTAGTGGGGCGCTAGATGTCAGTGGTAATACTGGTGGTGTAGCCACATTACTGGGTCAAGAAATGATTCTCACCGGAGCCAATATCGATGGGTCTGGCTTGAATGGCGGCGGTGAAATCTATATTGGAGGCGATCGCCAAGGACAGGGCTTATTCACAAATGCCAATAATGTTTTTGTTGACCAAAATTCGAACATTACAGCGGCGGCGATCGCCGCAGGAGATGGCGGTAAAGTCATTGTCTGGTCTGACCAATCGACATTTTTCTATGGCAACATCAATGCAAAAGGCGGACGACTGGGTGGCGACGGCGGTTTTGTCGAAGTCAGCGGTAAACAATATCTTGATTTTCAAGGGCGAGTTGATCTGCGATCGCCCCTAGGCCAAGACGGACAACTGCTTTTAGACCCCACAGATATCACCATTTCCAACAGCACAACAAGTCCAAGCCTCAATTTTGCTGCCGGAACCTTTAGCGATCCCAGTAACAGCCCCTCAAACCTCAACATTATCACCCTACAAAACCAACTAGCTCTAGGCAATGTCCTAGTCACCACCGCCTCCGGTAACACTGATTTAGGCAACATTACCGTCACCGCCCCCATTACTTGGTCCAGTGGCAACGCCCTCGAACTCAGAGCAGACAACGACATCATTGTCAGAGCAGATATCACCAGTACAAATCAAGACTCAGCACTGACCCTCACCGCAAATAACGACATTAAGCTCGAAGGAACCATTCAAATTGGGGCATTTGATAGCTCCACCATGACCATAAACTTCGTCGCCGATGCAGACGGTAATAGCACAGGCACAGTAACCCAAGGCAATAACGTCATCTTAGAAAATGGGTTTGACTTTGACGAATCAGATTTTGATGGTGAATTTGGAGATGAAGAATTCGGAGATGAATTTGATGATGAATTTGGCGACGACGAGTTTGATGATGAATTTGACGATGAGTTCGGCGACGACGAGTTTGATGATGAATTTGATGATGAATTTGGCGATGATGACGAAGAATTTGGTGAAGGAGAAGAAGACGACGAATTTGACGAAGACGATGAAGAATTTAGTGAAGGAGAAGAAGACGACGAATTTGACGAAGACGATGAAGAGTTTGCAAGCGATTTTGACTATGAATACGAATATGAAGATGGCGACTGGAGCGATGAAGAATATGAGGATTTAGAAGACGATTTTTTTGATGACTATGGTGATCACTTTGGTTTATCGGCGAAACCAAGTACAAACTTTGACGCAGTGCAATCAAAACTGGCTGAGATTCAATCTTTACTCGATATTGAGCCTGCCATTATCTATGTGGCATTTCGAGAAAAAGAATCGCGAGGCACAAAACAATCGTCAAAACAGACCATTGGCAAAGACAACAATATTCTGTGGCAATTCGACGAAAATGCCCGCCAAAATTATCTTGATGTGGGTCGAGAAGTCCGCGATGATGATGAATTAGAACTCGTGATGCTGACTGCTAGTGGCAAAGTTGTGCGTCGCCGCATCGTTGGCAGTAGTAGAGAAGCTATTTTGCAAGCGTCACGCTCCTTCCACCGCAGCGTTACGGCTCCCCGTTTAGGTAAATCCTATTTACGTTCTGCGCAGTATTTCTATGATCTGCTGATCAAACCCCTTGAGGCGGAGCTCAACGAATCTCAAATCGACAATTTGACGTTTGTAATGGATCGTGGGCTGCGGACTCTACCTTTGGCGGCACTGCATGATGGTGAAGAGTTTGTCATCGAAAAGTATAGTGTGGGTATGATGCCTAGCTTTGCTTTGACCCAAACGGACTATGTCAATTTACGAGAAAGTCAGGTGCTGGCCATGGGGGCTTCGGAATTTCAGCAGCAAAGTGATTTGCCTGCGGTGCCTGTGGAGTTGTCGGTCATTGCCGATCGCCTCTGGGAAGGTGATGTTTACTTGGAAAATCAATTTACAGTAGAGCGTTTACTAGCGGCGCGCGATCGCCAAGAGTACGGCATTTTACACCTTGCCACCCATGGTGAATTTTTGCCGGGAGCACTGGATCGTTCCTATATTCAGTTTTGGGATCAACGCTTATCCCTAGCTGAGTTGCCACAATTACAACTCAATAATCCACCGATCGAGTTGCTGGTTTTATCTGCTTGTCGAACGGCGTTCGGTGATCCCAATGCGGAACTCGGTTTTTCTGGTTTGGCGATCGCCTCTGGTGCTAAATCGGCGATCGGGAGCCTCTGGTATGTCAGCGACGAAGGAACCTTGGGACTAATGACGCAGTTTTATCAAGAACTACAATCTGCACCAATTAAAGCCGAAGCACTACGACAAGCACAGTTAGCTTTGCTGAAGGGAGAAGTGCGGCGAGAAGGAGCCAATCTCATTACACCCGAAGGCACAATTCCACTACCGGATGCCGTGGCACGCCTGCGAACGACAGATCTAACCCATCCCTATGTTTGGAGTAGCTTTAGTTTGGTGGGAAATCCTTGGTAA
- the hrcA gene encoding heat-inducible transcriptional repressor HrcA: protein MAAQNILNPRYQNIFRATVNHYISTAEPVGSKTLVKEYDFQVSSATIRNVMGKLEKAGFLYQPHVSAGRIPSDSGYRFYVDELLTPNHQTRQKVRQTLHQQSDEQLWGLEATLKQANQILATLSGYIALITVPQQHHARLRHLQLLPLSSNKIIMVVVTDTFQPQSVALELESDPDELAILANFLNHHLQGRSLEEISRLDLEALDQDFRHCAEVLQTVCQTVAKVNQSNISTPILVHGISEVLRQPEFSQLTQLQTLLHLIEARQEQLVPVMFNRDGDERTTLIHIGVENPLEPMKTCAMVSANYYQEEVPVGSVGVIGPTRMFYENAIALVEATADYISASLTAQPELA from the coding sequence ATGGCTGCTCAAAATATTCTTAATCCGAGATACCAAAATATTTTTCGGGCAACGGTCAATCACTATATTTCTACCGCTGAACCCGTTGGGTCTAAAACCCTAGTCAAGGAATATGATTTTCAGGTGAGCTCAGCCACGATTCGGAATGTCATGGGGAAACTCGAAAAGGCAGGTTTTTTGTATCAACCCCACGTATCTGCGGGGCGTATTCCGTCCGATTCTGGCTATCGTTTTTATGTCGATGAATTGTTAACACCAAATCACCAGACACGCCAAAAAGTCCGTCAGACGCTCCATCAACAGTCCGATGAACAGCTTTGGGGTCTAGAAGCGACCCTAAAGCAAGCTAATCAGATTTTGGCGACTTTGAGTGGCTATATTGCCTTAATTACTGTTCCCCAGCAACACCATGCCAGATTGCGACATTTGCAGTTACTGCCTCTCTCGTCAAACAAAATTATTATGGTTGTGGTGACTGATACGTTTCAGCCCCAATCTGTTGCCCTAGAGCTAGAGTCCGATCCCGATGAATTGGCAATTCTCGCGAATTTTTTAAATCATCATCTCCAAGGGCGATCGCTGGAAGAGATTTCTAGACTAGACTTAGAAGCGCTAGATCAGGATTTTCGCCACTGTGCCGAGGTGTTACAAACGGTGTGCCAAACGGTTGCCAAGGTGAATCAGAGTAATATTTCGACACCGATTTTAGTCCATGGCATTTCTGAAGTACTGCGCCAACCTGAATTTTCGCAACTGACGCAACTACAGACACTTTTGCATCTCATCGAGGCGCGCCAGGAGCAGCTCGTCCCGGTAATGTTTAACCGTGATGGCGATGAGCGTACAACGCTGATCCACATTGGTGTAGAAAATCCCCTAGAACCTATGAAAACCTGCGCCATGGTTTCCGCCAACTACTACCAAGAAGAAGTCCCCGTTGGTAGTGTCGGTGTGATTGGCCCAACGCGGATGTTCTATGAAAATGCGATCGCCCTTGTGGAAGCTACCGCCGACTATATTTCTGCCAGCCTCACAGCCCAACCGGAATTAGCCTAA
- a CDS encoding D-alanyl-D-alanine carboxypeptidase — MLKAISFGLAGFVTNFLQPDVPPDIIPYRPLVWESAAVFQLSYQDDPTVQQLVERYINQLGEQGKSINRQGIWIQSQWVPLGQHQGTQALSAASLTKVATTLAAINKWSLTHQFQTAIYRTGSVNNGVLNGDLIIAGGSDPLFVWEEAIAVGNALNAAGIRQVQGNLIVVGDFAMNYAIDPIVSGQTLRMGIDHRLWNDEASRQHRSMKAGTAKPQVAISGNVQRAEALPGNAAKILVHRSLVLSEILKLMNIYSNNAIAEMIAQNLGGGPQMGKQVAQDLEIPENELQLINGSGLGVENRISPRAAVMMFQAIDRSIDSETLAISDLFPVAGRDTRGTMIDRKMPKGIIAKTGTLNQVSALAGMIPTSEHGDVWFAIINNGTWDIRGYRKQQDQLLQSLDGHWQLTPLASMLIDISKDFFGNPERIELVSSAALVNDGTSSE, encoded by the coding sequence ATGTTAAAAGCGATTAGTTTCGGACTTGCTGGTTTTGTGACAAATTTCCTGCAACCGGATGTACCGCCAGATATTATTCCCTATCGTCCGTTGGTTTGGGAAAGTGCTGCCGTTTTTCAGCTTAGTTATCAAGATGATCCTACGGTTCAACAGCTTGTGGAACGCTACATTAATCAGCTAGGGGAGCAGGGTAAGTCTATTAATCGTCAAGGGATTTGGATTCAGTCCCAGTGGGTTCCCCTTGGTCAACATCAAGGAACCCAAGCTCTGTCTGCGGCTTCGCTCACCAAAGTGGCAACGACTTTAGCCGCCATTAATAAATGGTCTCTCACCCATCAGTTTCAAACGGCTATTTATCGGACAGGCTCGGTCAATAATGGTGTACTAAATGGCGATTTGATTATTGCAGGGGGCAGTGATCCGTTGTTTGTGTGGGAAGAGGCGATCGCCGTTGGTAATGCCCTGAATGCAGCAGGTATCCGTCAGGTACAGGGCAACCTCATTGTCGTGGGTGACTTTGCGATGAACTACGCCATTGACCCGATAGTGTCTGGCCAAACGCTACGCATGGGCATAGATCATCGTCTGTGGAATGATGAGGCTAGTCGTCAACATCGCAGTATGAAAGCAGGCACAGCTAAGCCTCAAGTGGCGATTTCAGGCAATGTCCAACGGGCAGAAGCCTTGCCGGGTAATGCAGCAAAAATACTAGTACATCGATCATTAGTGTTATCAGAAATTCTAAAACTGATGAATATCTACAGCAACAACGCGATCGCCGAAATGATTGCCCAAAATCTTGGCGGTGGCCCCCAAATGGGTAAACAAGTTGCCCAAGATCTAGAGATTCCCGAAAACGAACTACAGCTGATTAATGGCTCTGGACTAGGCGTTGAAAATCGCATCTCCCCAAGAGCAGCAGTCATGATGTTTCAGGCAATTGATCGTTCCATCGACTCCGAGACCCTTGCCATTTCCGATTTATTTCCCGTTGCCGGACGAGATACACGCGGCACCATGATTGACCGCAAAATGCCAAAAGGAATTATTGCCAAAACCGGAACCCTCAACCAAGTCAGTGCCTTGGCGGGCATGATTCCGACAAGTGAACATGGCGACGTTTGGTTTGCCATCATTAATAACGGCACATGGGATATTCGCGGCTATCGCAAGCAACAGGATCAACTATTACAAAGTCTCGATGGCCATTGGCAGCTAACACCACTAGCTTCTATGTTGATCGATATTTCTAAAGACTTTTTCGGTAATCCTGAGCGTATCGAACTGGTTTCCAGTGCTGCTCTAGTGAACGATGGGACTTCATCTGAGTAA
- a CDS encoding class I SAM-dependent methyltransferase, whose translation MNTPEARQQAVRELYNTYPFPPEPLLDEPPPGYNWRWHWQAAYNFCTNRKPIRNDVRILDAGCGTGVGTEYLLHLNPEAEIVGIDLSEGALEVAQKRCSQSGVRESHQAPVTFQRLPIEQAAELEGEFDLINCVGVLHHMPDPVQGIKALAKKVAPGGLFHIFVYAELGRWEIQLMQEAIALFQGEKRGDYVDGVKVGRDIFGSLPENSRLVQYDKERWSLENHRDASFADMYVHPQETDYNIHTLFELIDASGLEFVGFSNPPVWDLERLVGKSPDLMARAQHLGERERYRLIELLDTTISHYEFFLARPPLEITDWSDDALLRAAIAEVHPCLNGWPSKSFFDFDYRLISINDEEYEFMSACDRQHTIGSLLEGSDFTLDDVRSLQKRQLIMLSPA comes from the coding sequence ATGAACACCCCCGAAGCACGTCAACAAGCTGTCCGTGAACTTTACAATACTTACCCTTTTCCGCCGGAACCTTTGCTAGATGAACCACCGCCGGGGTACAACTGGCGCTGGCATTGGCAAGCGGCCTACAATTTTTGTACAAATCGTAAGCCGATTCGGAATGATGTTCGTATCCTTGATGCAGGTTGTGGCACTGGTGTAGGTACTGAGTATTTGCTCCATCTCAATCCTGAGGCGGAAATTGTCGGTATTGACCTGAGTGAGGGAGCCTTGGAGGTTGCCCAGAAGCGGTGTAGTCAGTCTGGTGTGCGGGAAAGTCATCAAGCGCCTGTTACTTTTCAACGATTACCCATTGAGCAGGCGGCTGAGCTTGAGGGTGAGTTTGATCTGATTAATTGTGTTGGGGTGTTGCACCATATGCCTGATCCTGTGCAGGGCATTAAAGCCCTCGCGAAAAAGGTTGCGCCGGGTGGGCTGTTTCATATTTTTGTGTATGCGGAATTAGGTCGTTGGGAAATTCAGCTCATGCAGGAGGCGATCGCCCTATTTCAGGGAGAGAAGCGAGGGGATTATGTTGATGGCGTTAAGGTTGGCCGCGATATCTTTGGGAGTTTGCCAGAAAATAGCCGCCTAGTGCAATACGACAAAGAGCGCTGGTCTTTAGAAAATCATCGGGACGCGTCTTTCGCTGATATGTATGTGCATCCGCAGGAAACGGACTACAACATTCACACGTTATTTGAATTAATCGATGCGTCAGGATTAGAGTTTGTCGGGTTTTCTAATCCACCGGTTTGGGATCTAGAAAGACTCGTGGGTAAATCGCCGGATCTGATGGCGCGGGCACAACATCTGGGTGAACGGGAGCGTTATCGCTTGATTGAATTGTTAGACACAACGATTAGCCATTATGAATTTTTCTTGGCGCGACCTCCCCTCGAAATTACGGATTGGTCCGATGATGCGCTACTAAGGGCGGCGATCGCCGAAGTTCATCCCTGTCTTAACGGTTGGCCAAGCAAATCTTTTTTTGATTTTGATTACCGCTTGATCTCTATCAATGACGAGGAATATGAATTTATGTCTGCCTGCGATCGCCAACATACGATTGGATCTCTGCTAGAAGGGTCTGATTTTACCCTCGATGATGTGCGATCTCTTCAAAAAAGACAGCTGATTATGTTAAGTCCTGCCTAA
- a CDS encoding DUF3110 domain-containing protein, with amino-acid sequence MSLVYVLLFNARTENEGIHTLQEGDRNKILMFEDKDDATRFALMLEAQDFPPVTVEGMEDRDIIEFCEGADYGYDRIAPGQLAVPPENNVDETDWSESGSYEAKAEKSEKTESEDESDLSDDELERIRQQLEGLL; translated from the coding sequence ATGAGTTTAGTCTACGTCCTTTTATTTAATGCCCGTACCGAAAACGAGGGTATTCACACGCTCCAAGAGGGCGATCGCAACAAGATCTTAATGTTTGAAGATAAAGATGATGCGACTCGCTTTGCTCTAATGTTGGAGGCTCAAGATTTTCCGCCAGTGACGGTAGAAGGCATGGAAGATCGAGACATTATCGAATTTTGTGAAGGTGCTGACTACGGCTATGATCGCATCGCCCCCGGACAATTAGCTGTACCACCAGAGAATAATGTCGACGAAACTGACTGGAGCGAGTCTGGTAGCTATGAGGCAAAAGCAGAAAAGTCAGAAAAAACAGAAAGTGAAGATGAAAGTGATCTGTCTGATGATGAGCTAGAGCGTATTCGTCAGCAATTAGAAGGGTTACTTTAG